In Tenacibaculum pacificus, a single window of DNA contains:
- the priA gene encoding replication restart helicase PriA, protein MYFIDVILPIPLKKTFTYSVNEAEFSFLKKGMRVAVSFGKSKIYTALVFDIHQNAPESYKAKDINQILDEFPIVNELQLKHWQWISSYYMCSLGDVYRAALPSAFILESETIIYKNETFTDENSLTDEEFLIFEALQNSSQLTIHEVANIIDKKNVLPIIDTLINKEAAFIKEEIYETYKPKLVKYVRLNAMHQSNEALQKLLENLSRAKKQREAVLTYFQLSIAKKPIKAKDLEEKSGVSSSILKALVDKEIFEFYQIQTDRINFKGATNQIKELNDFQQQSFNEIKTSFKTQNVTLLHGVTGSGKTEIYVKLIKEVVAEGKQVLFLLPEIALTTQIIARLQRYFGDFISVFHSKYSMNERVEVWNNVLENKPKAQIILGARSSGFLPFSNLGLIVVDEEHETSYKQFEPSPRYNARDTAIVLAHLHKAKVLLGSATPSLESYFNAKQNKYGFVELTRRFGNIQLPKIELIDVKEKQRKKEMKGLFSDRLLKMINDALEVKEQVILFQNRRGFSPVVECTTCGVSPQCPNCDVSLTFHKFRRELKCHYCQYQRAMPNNCGACGSTTLDTKGFGTEQIELELKTLFPNHNIGRMDLDTTRGKYGYQKIIGAFEAQEIDILVGTQMLSKGLDFENVSLVGILNADSMLNFPDFRAHERAYQLMVQVSGRAGRSKKQGKVAIQTYNPNHQILQQVSTTNYSEMYKEQLQDRWQFHYPPYYKLIKITLKHKDPVRVERGVNWLVKSLQNAFGENVLGPTTPAVSRIRNLYIKNLVIKIPPKQSLGKTKELIGKVKNSFEGVKDFRSIRFIMDVDAY, encoded by the coding sequence ATGTATTTCATCGACGTTATATTACCTATTCCTTTAAAAAAAACATTTACGTATTCTGTAAATGAAGCAGAATTTTCATTTCTTAAAAAAGGAATGCGAGTAGCTGTTTCTTTTGGAAAAAGTAAAATTTATACGGCACTTGTTTTTGATATTCATCAAAATGCACCTGAATCTTATAAAGCAAAAGATATTAATCAAATTTTAGATGAATTTCCTATTGTAAACGAATTACAGTTAAAACATTGGCAGTGGATTTCGAGTTATTATATGTGTTCGTTAGGTGATGTTTACAGAGCAGCTTTGCCATCGGCATTTATACTAGAAAGTGAAACTATTATTTATAAAAATGAAACTTTTACTGATGAAAATTCTTTAACAGATGAAGAGTTTTTAATTTTTGAAGCACTACAAAATAGTTCTCAATTAACTATTCATGAAGTTGCTAATATTATCGATAAAAAAAATGTTTTACCTATTATTGATACTTTAATTAATAAAGAAGCTGCTTTTATTAAAGAAGAAATTTACGAAACATATAAACCAAAATTAGTAAAATATGTTCGTTTAAATGCGATGCATCAATCTAATGAAGCACTTCAAAAATTATTAGAAAATTTATCAAGAGCAAAAAAACAACGAGAAGCAGTACTTACTTATTTTCAATTATCAATTGCTAAAAAACCAATAAAAGCAAAAGATTTAGAAGAGAAATCAGGCGTATCATCATCAATATTAAAAGCATTAGTTGATAAAGAAATTTTTGAATTTTATCAAATTCAAACAGATAGAATCAATTTTAAAGGAGCAACTAATCAAATAAAAGAATTAAATGATTTTCAACAGCAATCTTTTAACGAAATTAAAACATCTTTTAAAACTCAAAATGTAACATTATTACACGGAGTTACAGGTTCAGGAAAAACAGAAATTTATGTAAAACTGATAAAAGAAGTTGTTGCAGAAGGAAAACAAGTATTGTTTTTATTGCCAGAAATAGCTTTAACAACTCAAATAATTGCACGATTACAACGTTATTTTGGCGATTTTATATCCGTTTTTCATTCAAAATATTCAATGAATGAACGTGTAGAAGTTTGGAATAACGTATTAGAAAATAAACCAAAAGCACAAATTATTTTAGGCGCTCGTTCATCAGGGTTTTTACCTTTTTCAAACTTAGGTTTAATTGTTGTTGATGAAGAACATGAAACATCATACAAACAATTTGAGCCATCACCAAGATACAATGCTCGTGATACGGCTATTGTTTTAGCACATTTACATAAAGCAAAAGTGTTGTTAGGTTCTGCAACTCCATCATTAGAAAGTTATTTTAATGCGAAACAAAATAAATATGGTTTTGTTGAATTAACTCGTCGTTTTGGAAATATTCAATTGCCCAAAATAGAGCTAATCGATGTAAAAGAAAAACAACGAAAAAAGGAAATGAAAGGTTTGTTTTCAGACCGTTTATTAAAAATGATTAATGATGCTTTAGAGGTAAAAGAACAAGTGATTTTGTTTCAGAATCGTCGTGGTTTTTCTCCTGTTGTTGAATGTACTACTTGCGGAGTTTCTCCACAATGCCCAAATTGTGATGTGAGTTTAACATTTCATAAATTTAGAAGGGAATTAAAATGTCATTATTGTCAATATCAACGTGCTATGCCTAATAATTGTGGTGCTTGTGGAAGTACAACTCTTGATACAAAAGGTTTTGGAACAGAACAAATTGAGTTAGAATTAAAAACATTATTTCCTAATCATAATATTGGAAGAATGGATTTAGATACCACACGAGGTAAATATGGTTATCAAAAAATAATTGGAGCTTTTGAAGCTCAAGAAATAGATATTTTAGTAGGAACACAAATGTTATCAAAAGGATTAGATTTTGAAAATGTATCATTAGTAGGTATTTTAAATGCCGATTCTATGTTGAATTTCCCAGATTTTCGAGCGCATGAACGAGCTTATCAATTAATGGTTCAGGTTTCGGGTAGGGCAGGACGTAGCAAAAAACAAGGGAAAGTAGCTATACAAACTTATAATCCGAATCATCAAATATTACAGCAAGTTTCTACGACTAATTATTCTGAAATGTATAAAGAACAATTGCAAGATCGTTGGCAATTTCATTATCCACCTTATTATAAATTGATTAAAATTACGCTAAAACATAAAGATCCAGTTCGTGTTGAAAGAGGGGTGAATTGGCTAGTAAAATCATTACAAAATGCTTTTGGCGAAAATGTTTTAGGACCAACAACCCCAGCAGTATCACGTATTCGAAATTTATATATTAAAAATTTAGTGATTAAAATTCCGCCAAAACAATCGCTAGGAAAAACAAAAGAATTAATAGGTAAAGTTAAAAATTCTTTTGAAGGTGTGAAAGATTTTAGATCAATCCGTTTTATTATGGATGTGGATGCTTATTAA